The Vitis vinifera cultivar Pinot Noir 40024 chromosome 7, ASM3070453v1 genomic interval AATTGTTCCGCAACAACAGCTTGAATTACAACAACTGTAATGGTCATTTCTGCCTTTACCAATGTTTCAATATACTCAGATACAAAACTAGAATCCAACTGTGAATGGTCTTGATTAATACATGGATTGACACATGTATGAGGACCTTTGTACTTTGTGATTCTAAACATACCCGTATATTTCACTGTCATTGCCCTTAGTTGCCATTGGCACTTTGGTGCTTTTTTACATTGAAGAACTAACACACTtgcatttaatatataaatagtaAACTCTTGGTGCGTCTTTATGGAAAACATCTTCACAGCATGTTGCAAATCTAATTTTGAGGGAAATATTTGGCCAATTGATAACTCCCCATCAACATTTCCTAAAGTTGGCTTTTTCCATGGAGTCCAATCACTTACAACACAATTAATTGTCTCgtccatatttaaaaattgtggtGTAGGTGGCATATGGTATGAAACGAGTGCAAATGTTTCATCGAGGTTGTCATTAGAGATATTAAATTGGGTGCCATGTGGGGAGGCAACTAGTGATGTGTTTTCAACCTCAGGATTATTAGACCTATCACCAACTTCAAGGTTCACAAATCTTGTGCTTTCACATTCCACAACTTGTTGGACCATcaccaaatcaatattttctctttgacaacaattttcattatcattaGGTAAATGAATCTCATCTGTGTCGATTGCATCATCTCTATCATCTTCCTCATCTCTTTCATTTTCGTCATTAACATCAGTATCACCTGTTGATAATCTTATCAAATGACCTATTTCATTACTCAAATGATAGTGGTTGGGAGTTTGCTCTATGAATAATTGAACTGAAGACATTCCATACTTTGATGGCACCAGTAGCGTACGTGCAACTGTTCGATCATTTCTCACCACTAATGGTTGAAATTTGTTTATTTCAATTGGATGTCGACATTTTAAGACTAACTGATAGTCTCTGTCAACACCaatgatatcatatatcatcTTCAACAACTCCACAAAGGTCGTATGAATGGGCACATCTATAGGCTCAATCTCtacattattttcaatatatctcAAATCCGTTTCTGTCCTCAAAATTGTTCCATTCCAATAACATAGCACTTCTACTGTGGAATCAGTCATAATTGTCTTcacataaataataacaaaaggttattacataaaaataatatttattcaagtaaaaaataatactttatgGTCAATGAGtcataaaatacaataataaatcaaataaatatttaaatcgaACAATATTGGATGCTAATTCTCCCCATAAAAGGAGTCCGGTGGTTCAGGCTTAATTGCCCTCTTGCCAAGTTTCTGTCGACTAAATAAACTGTGAATTGGAAATACATTTATGCCTTGAGATCaatagttgtttattttttatttattttgttacccTCTTCTGATGATAAAgcaacatttattttctttgtaaacCATTTTGAATCACATTATTGAGTCTGATTTGGTTGGATTATTTTACGTCAAGGTTTTTAGTGTGATATTGTTTCATTAGCTATTTCTCTTTGGCTTCATGTTGTCATTGGCTTACTTTGtctaattatttgatattttcttgatttttgttaTTGGCTTACTTTGTCCAATTATTTTACATCAAGCTCCCTGCTGGAAGGAAATTTTACATCTAGCATAATTCAATTTATCAActtgcttttaaatttttttaaaaatagctttttTTCCCCCAATTTTTCACATCATGATCCAAAGGTTAGGCTTCACCCAATCTTTCCTGATTGCTTTTAAATAAAGAAGTAgctattttttttgtcttgcaGTGAACAACATAACACACTTTTCAAACGAAAGAGAGTTTTTTCCGGAGGGGACACACGCAGATTTTGAGAGCAGTAGAGGGATTCTAACAGAGATCGGGTTGCCACTTTGAGGAATCAaaagaggaatttttttttatagcacaTGTTAGTTTTCACATATCCTggaatcataataataaaataataatgataataaaaaataaaaataaaaacaccaaACTCCTGTCAAAGGCAACAACATTCTGcatatttctcaaaaaaattgtaacccaaaaaaaattctcaaaaattcttCTCATGCAACGAAACACAACACCTGTAACCCAAAAATATTTCTCACACATAAATCAAAACCAACCTCAATTGCAGCTCCAAAAACGTCTATGGCCCACTGATGGGGCTAGGGCTTGAAGATGACCTCTGGATACAGGATGAAGCAAAGGGgggaagttaaaaaaaattacagcagaaaaaGCCAATTGCGGGATGAAGGAAggagaaagttaaaaaaaaaaatggtggggCTAGGGCTTGAAGACGACCTTTGGATATGGGATGAAGCTAATGgggaaagttaaaaaaaaatgacagtAGAAAAAGCCAACCGGGGATGAAAAAAGgagaaagttaaaaaatatatatataaaacaattgtTGGCTGTGCTTACGTGGAAAGAAAGGCTACTTTGAACATTACTTCAGCCTAAAGGCCAACTTTGATATTATGTTTGGGTATAAGGCCATTTTGGCCGTTAATTTAGGAATGGTTGTCTGACACCAAGAATCGAAAGTACGAGTGCCCATAACATCGATGATAAACCAATCCATGTCAATATCCCTCTCAATGATGACGTAATGAACAAATTAATCAAGTAGAAGTCCTAGGTGTGGTGAAAACTAGGAAAATGGAACATAATACTCCAGCAAGTGTCTAAAAGCCGTACCAACTTAATCACACTTATTAAGGGACAAACCTTACCATACAAGAAAAGAGCAACAACTTCATACTTCGAAGATAAGAGAGTTAGTATGTCATGAACCATGGACAACGCGTTCAGTGTTTTGGAAGCGTTATCAATGCAAGTTTACTTATTGTGTTGCCTAATTGTGGGATATGAATATATCTAAATCAATAGGAAAGAACTTATTTCAATATCTCAATTTCAATTTAGACATGAATTTGATTATGATCACTTCATTTTCGGAGAAATGTTTATCGTCCCAAGAGAGGAACAAATTCATGGAGTTTTTGTATAAAGAAATGTATTAAAAACGACACATGCATAGAACCTTTCAATGAGATAGtactttaatttattgaaaatattaaatttgcaTGATAAGAAGATACCAAATAATATATTTCCATGATAtcccttcattttttattgaaCTACTAGAAGATCAACAAGTTCATGAAACTTAAGCATTCGCTTCTTGTGAATTTTCATAACCTTGATTGAAATAGATGTTATGTTCCAAGTTAGTAATTATATCATAAGAGATCTAAAATAGATTGAGTAAAGGATGAGTTCTCTctttaaattttagattttaaaaatatatttaaatttaatcaaatagtGAATGATATACGAGTGActaaattattatattacattatatttatgctttattaaatttaattttgtccAATAATTCCCATTATgggaatttatttttaattttaaaaataagatactATTATAACTTAATAGGATCCGTTTGAACTATTGATCATAATTGTGAAGTGTACATGaaccatttatttatattcGAGATCTTTGAAGATATTGGAGGGTTGGATGTGACTCTCGGCACTTCGGCCACCACACAAGATCAGGAGATATTTTCTATCGTGAACATAGAcattttcttttggaaaattCAAACAAACCCATGAATACATAAAAGGTAAATGGAAAAATCTTTCCCAAGATTTTGGTTTGGACTTTTGTGATTTAAAATTGAAGAAAGCTTGTTCTATTATTCGCCGATCCAGTGCCAAAGACACCTTCATTGAAGACAGATGCAGCATCTAATATAGCAACTCAATCTTTCCGATTACGCCTGTGGTTTTGGAGATATTCAACAAAATCATTTATATAACGTTGCTGTAGATCCTTATCTCCAAAAAGCTTGCTCAACTCCTTAGCTTTCTCCCTGTAAATCCTTCCTTTCTCTTCCACCATCACCAAGCTCAATGTCTGGGCCACCGACTTGCTAGAAAACCAACCCTCCTCTTCATCTCTTGGGATCTCAATCCCCACTTTCATTTCTTGGAAAGCCTTAGCAATGATCCCCTGGTCTCCCCACAGCGGAAACATGACAAGGGCACGTCCAAAATACAGTCCCTCAACAACTGAACTCAAACCACAGTGAGTCACAAAGCCTCCAACTGATTCGTGACCCAATATCCGGAGTTGAGGCGCCCACGTCCTCCAAACCACTCCACGATCTTTGGTTCGATCCTCGAAACCATCTGGTAACTCAACTGAGTCGTGCCGCTTCCTCAATGCCCAAAAGAAGGGCAACCCTGATAGCTCTAACCCAAGAGCCAATTCAGTGAGTTCATCTTCCCTTGGCGTCGCCTCGCTTCCGAGTGCCACGTAAACCACAGACGCTTTCTCTTGTTTATCTAGCCACTCAAGGATTGGAATCCACGAGTCGTCCTCTCCGCTAACAGGCGCCAAAGGAGGCAGTAGCCCTATTGGAAGTACTGGTTTGTGGTAAAGCTCTCTGAGAAGGTCCAGCCATTCAGATTCAAGCTCTGCACAGCTTCGTACAGCGACCACGTCACAAGCTGAAATGACCGAACCCATTCGATATGAGTCTGAAACTCCAGAAAGGTTGGGTTGGTCATAGCCTAAGACTGTCTTCATCTGGAACGGAGGCAAACCCAAGTTGGAGGGAAAAGGGACCCACGGAGGAGGAACCGCGAACTGATGGAGCTCCTTACGTGGATCACCGTCACCCATCATGATGGACGCGGATCCGAGGAAACATAAGGTCGATGCACCGAAAATGGAGAAGAAGGACCGTGAAACCCCATGCTCATCCAGGACAGGCGGCAACCAGTGAGGGGCGAAGTCGTGAACTACCCAGTCGGGATGTGAATTTATGAGGAAGCGGGTCACGGGTTCTTGGAGGCCGTCGAATGCCTTCTTGAGGTAGGGAATCTTTTCGTAGGGAAGATCAGTGGTAGCTTCAGCGTTTTCAGGGAGGTTGTCGACTTTGGGCAGTGGAAGCTTGATTAAGTTGATAAGAGGTTGTAAAATTGGAGGTAGTTTTGGGAGGCGGTCGATGTTTCTGGGGGTGGATATGAAGGAGATGCGGTGACCCTTTTGAGCTATGAGCTTGGACAGCTCTAAGTATGGGAGTATGTGACCGAAAGCTAGCCATGGGAACATGACTATGTGAAGTTTTTCTGGATCGTCCATGGTAGAGGTGCTAGGAATCCACTCTAATCAGCTTCCGTATCAAGTAGGGAGATTTGAAGTAAAGCTGGTCAAGCAATCTTGCTAAGGTGACCGCAGAAGTCCCTGTTagtgtttttaagaaaaaataaataaacagtgAGAATAGATAGGTGGGTAGGTGGTTACGTTTCGTGGATGGATAGGTGGGTAGCATTATTGGTTTTAGTGCCAATGTtcaacaaacccaaaaccaTCGGTGTCTACATTGGTTTTAATGTATGAACTAAAATCTTAGTTGAAATCAATTTCACGCTATGTTTAAAATAtagacaaaaatttacctatcaaatatatatatatatatatatatatatatatatatatatatatgtatactttttgcaaatttccatttttcctgatataattttcttataaaagattttgttttttttttatacaattttgtctaatttttatttttttatagtttagaATATACAagtttaaacatatatatatatatatgtacttgTCATAATATCATCATACATTAgcgaatataaatttttatatgtcCATACTAAATTAcacttttttttatgaatagtcctttttaaaaaatagttagtttatctttatatttataaaaaaaatattgaattaataaaatggtttcatgataattgataagtgagaatttttttttaaaaaaagataataaaataaagttaaataaacATTAGATGTTGAACAAAACATTAGTATAATGGAACTGATCCACCAGGAAAACaacaatagtaaaaaaattcaaaagtcTTGTCTCTGTCCCACATTTCTATGTGTGGACATCTTTCATTGAAAAGATATTTGCATCTACGAAAGAATGCATCATGATATAATATAAGGTATTCTCTTCTCAAGTTCTATTAAGTGCTTGACCTAGTTCCATTGGTCCATCTGTGATCATTATGATTATCCGATGATAAAGACTTAATGCTCCAATAACGTTAAAACTTCAATTAATATGTTTGCTTCATTGATGCAATAACTTCATTACAAGAAGGTAGATCTTTAACCACACCAACACCCAGGGCTAAGAGGTAAACCAAAGTGTGCCTATAGAATATGGGTAGTGCACACGACCACGGGGAACATTGATAAGTGATATACCTGAGTTCAAATATAATTGTGCAGTTATAAGTTCTAAGTTATAGCCCCGACCACTTTTTTCGCAGAACTTAAAAATCTTGTTGAGATATAACAAGTCATACTTGTACCCATGTAAGTGTGTAAACACAGACTATTTTTGGTCGCCAATATAGACTTTCATATGGACATGACTTTAGTAGGCTACTAGTACAAGTTGTGCTGTGGGCACGTTCATGGGGCCCCCTTAAACTATAAGCATGCAGCCTAATAACAATTAATGTAAGACGGACATATTACAAAGGGTGGACACATGCGTGCAATCTTTCCATTGGTAATTCATAGTCACTCAGTTTTGATTTCATGAAGTGTCCGTCCAACCATAAGGCCACGTTTAAAAGTATATGTATTCTTAATCCTTGGAATAACCATGCTTAATTAGCAACATCCTTATTGGCCATGTCATTGTTGACCAAAAAACTTAAAACTTCCCCCACACCATGTCATTATCAACAAGTGGAGGtacaaaaaatcaacatatcttTAATTAATACACCACCTCTCAAATGAGGTATCTGAAATGTATAAAATCACCTCATCCCAAAACCAGGACCACAAAATAAGATGACCTCTTGCACCAATAGGATGACTTGATTGATTGACTTGTGCATAGAAGGGCAAGTCCAACTACCTTTGTTCTTATGTGctcaaatttcaataaaatctgCTAACCTATTGCAAAATTGTAAAAACCACTCCTTCATACCCCTTCACAAGGAAAAATGGCTATAGAAGGGGAGTATGTTCCTCCTCAAGGGACTCTCTCTCAGCCTCCAAAAGAAAACTacagaaaatgtaaaaaatgcaTCTTTGTACCTATAAAATGGTGGAATGAAATCGCCAATATTTTCCTTTGAAGAATTTTAGCTTCTTCAACAAGCAAGGAATGTACATATCAGCTTCATGTAGTACTATTTGAATTTGAAGACTGTCATAACATCTTTATCTCTCCCAACCTTGGTGCCATTGGATAAAGTAGGATAGAGATTATAGAAAAATGCTGAGAGTGAAAGGTTTCCAAGGATAGAAAATTTTCTTCCAATACATAGTCTTTGGTATATTACAA includes:
- the LOC100246402 gene encoding putative UDP-rhamnose:rhamnosyltransferase 1, producing the protein MDDPEKLHIVMFPWLAFGHILPYLELSKLIAQKGHRISFISTPRNIDRLPKLPPILQPLINLIKLPLPKVDNLPENAEATTDLPYEKIPYLKKAFDGLQEPVTRFLINSHPDWVVHDFAPHWLPPVLDEHGVSRSFFSIFGASTLCFLGSASIMMGDGDPRKELHQFAVPPPWVPFPSNLGLPPFQMKTVLGYDQPNLSGVSDSYRMGSVISACDVVAVRSCAELESEWLDLLRELYHKPVLPIGLLPPLAPVSGEDDSWIPILEWLDKQEKASVVYVALGSEATPREDELTELALGLELSGLPFFWALRKRHDSVELPDGFEDRTKDRGVVWRTWAPQLRILGHESVGGFVTHCGLSSVVEGLYFGRALVMFPLWGDQGIIAKAFQEMKVGIEIPRDEEEGWFSSKSVAQTLSLVMVEEKGRIYREKAKELSKLFGDKDLQQRYINDFVEYLQNHRRNRKD